The Chloroflexota bacterium genome has a segment encoding these proteins:
- a CDS encoding ABC transporter permease: MRIRLERRLKPSKSASVLVPLVSLILALAFGGLILLATGANPLVTYKAMAVGAFGSKYAFS; this comes from the coding sequence ATGAGAATCCGACTGGAACGCCGCCTCAAGCCCTCCAAGTCCGCCAGTGTGCTGGTCCCCCTCGTCTCGCTGATTCTGGCGCTGGCGTTCGGCGGCCTCATCCTGCTGGCCACGGGCGCCAATCCGCTCGTTACCTACAAGGCCATGGCCGTCGGCGCGTTTGGTAGCAAGTACGCGTTCTCC